The Chryseobacterium aureum genome contains a region encoding:
- a CDS encoding GIY-YIG nuclease family protein translates to MKTLGTHNYYVYILTNKIKTVLYTGVTNELKNRLCWHKNPEAIEKSFTSKYKCYYLIYFEHFGDIDTAITREKQIKGWTRQKKENLIKEFNPDWKFLNEEIE, encoded by the coding sequence ATGAAAACGTTAGGTACACATAATTACTACGTCTATATACTGACTAATAAAATAAAAACAGTATTATATACAGGAGTTACCAACGAATTAAAGAACAGATTATGTTGGCATAAAAATCCAGAAGCTATTGAAAAGAGTTTCACCTCAAAATATAAATGCTATTATTTGATATATTTTGAACACTTTGGTGATATTGACACGGCAATAACACGAGAAAAGCAAATAAAAGGCTGGACCAGACAAAAGAAAGAAAACTTAATTAAAGAATTCAATCCAGATTGGAAATTTCTTAATGAAGAGATAGAGTGA
- a CDS encoding glycosyltransferase family 4 protein, whose translation MEQKKILIITYYWPPAGGPGVQRWLKFAKYLPDFGWKPIIYTPENPSYPLLDETLMKDVPENIEMVRTKIWEPYQLAEKLNKSNKKFKAGQFDVGKNQSWKSKLSIWVRGNFFIPDARVFWVKPSIKFLEKYLKDNTIDTIVTSGPPHSLHLIGLGLKSKMPNLKWIADFRDPWTEISYYKHLKLTKSSDKKHRQLESAVFRNADITLATSYTDAENFRKAGANAICITNGFDESDSSKKDEEPKNGNKFTLSYIGVLEQLRNPENLWKALDELIKENADFAADFTLKLVGRIDDKILQTIENSRLKKHILNLGYLAHGKAVEEMQNSDLLLITNFPNESSQGIIPGKIFEYLASGKQILSFGPEKADVAKILEETQTGKHFNYQDAETVKKFILEKFELWKNGSLLKNTQNIEQFSRKNLTRQLTEVLK comes from the coding sequence ATGGAACAGAAGAAAATACTGATTATCACCTATTACTGGCCTCCTGCGGGAGGTCCTGGTGTTCAAAGATGGCTGAAGTTTGCAAAATACCTGCCGGATTTCGGCTGGAAACCCATCATCTACACTCCCGAAAATCCAAGCTACCCATTGCTGGATGAAACACTGATGAAAGATGTTCCTGAAAACATTGAAATGGTAAGAACCAAAATCTGGGAACCTTATCAGCTGGCTGAAAAACTGAATAAAAGCAATAAAAAATTTAAGGCCGGACAATTTGATGTAGGAAAAAATCAAAGCTGGAAATCTAAACTTTCCATTTGGGTAAGAGGTAATTTTTTCATTCCGGATGCCAGAGTTTTTTGGGTAAAACCTTCAATTAAATTTCTGGAAAAATATCTGAAAGACAATACGATTGATACTATTGTCACTTCGGGTCCCCCCCACTCTCTTCATCTGATTGGCTTGGGACTGAAAAGCAAAATGCCCAACCTGAAATGGATTGCTGATTTCCGTGATCCATGGACAGAAATCTCCTATTACAAGCATTTGAAACTAACGAAAAGCTCGGATAAAAAACACCGTCAGCTGGAAAGTGCTGTATTCAGGAATGCCGATATCACACTGGCAACCAGTTATACGGATGCTGAAAACTTCAGGAAAGCCGGAGCTAATGCTATTTGTATAACGAATGGATTTGATGAAAGTGATTCAAGCAAAAAAGACGAAGAACCAAAGAATGGCAATAAGTTCACTCTAAGCTATATCGGGGTTCTGGAACAGCTTAGAAATCCGGAAAACCTATGGAAAGCACTTGATGAGCTGATCAAGGAAAACGCTGATTTTGCAGCTGATTTTACATTAAAATTGGTAGGAAGAATAGATGATAAGATCCTTCAAACCATTGAAAATTCAAGGCTTAAAAAACATATCCTGAACCTTGGATATCTTGCACATGGTAAAGCGGTAGAAGAAATGCAGAATTCTGATCTGCTTCTGATCACCAATTTCCCGAATGAATCTTCCCAAGGAATTATTCCCGGAAAAATATTTGAATATCTCGCATCAGGAAAACAGATTCTCTCATTCGGTCCGGAAAAAGCAGATGTTGCAAAAATTCTGGAAGAAACCCAAACCGGAAAGCATTTTAACTATCAGGATGCAGAAACCGTCAAAAAGTTTATTCTTGAAAAATTTGAACTTTGGAAAAATGGCAGCCTTCTCAAAAACACTCAAAATATTGAACAGTTTTCAAGAAAAAACCTTACCCGTCAATTGACTGAGGTTTTGAAATAA